The following coding sequences are from one Paenibacillus tundrae window:
- a CDS encoding exonuclease SbcCD subunit D, protein MRILHTGDWHLGKTLEGRSRLREQEDFIDELVKLADDQQADAILMAGDVYDSVNPPASAEQLFYEAAARLTERGRPLVVIAGNHDQPERVASVTPLVNRQGITLVGMPTAEAVTFHAKRTGETANIAALPYPSEARLNELLTTDGDENVLRQAYSRRVGMLMQHLAASFQPDTVNLAMSHIYVLGGVESDSERPIQVGGAYTVDPSALSVGAQYTALGHLHRAQAVKGDGIIRYSGSPLAYSFSEAGQSKSVTMVDLAPGGVPHVEEVLLTCGRPLVRWKARGGLAEVHRWLEEGRDAQAFVDMEVWLEDAMSLKEIQQLRRAHDGIIHIRPVYPEMAAAGLLEQRSELPVHELFRKFYQRQTGGAEPEEKLVQLFLELVDEDEPGVREEAEAK, encoded by the coding sequence ATGCGTATTTTGCATACAGGAGACTGGCATTTGGGGAAAACACTCGAAGGTCGGAGCCGTCTGCGAGAACAGGAAGACTTTATTGATGAGCTTGTCAAACTAGCAGATGATCAGCAGGCGGATGCTATTCTAATGGCTGGCGATGTGTATGATTCAGTAAACCCTCCAGCTTCTGCGGAGCAATTATTCTATGAAGCAGCCGCAAGGCTTACCGAGCGGGGCAGACCACTTGTGGTCATTGCGGGAAACCATGATCAGCCCGAACGGGTTGCATCGGTAACTCCGCTTGTGAATAGACAGGGTATCACCCTTGTAGGAATGCCTACTGCGGAAGCGGTGACCTTTCATGCAAAGCGTACAGGTGAGACGGCAAACATTGCGGCGTTACCTTATCCATCTGAAGCTAGATTGAACGAACTACTGACAACGGATGGGGATGAGAATGTACTTCGTCAAGCGTATAGCCGGCGTGTAGGGATGCTGATGCAGCATCTGGCAGCATCATTCCAACCGGATACAGTGAATCTAGCCATGAGCCATATCTATGTGCTTGGCGGTGTAGAAAGTGATTCCGAACGTCCGATTCAGGTTGGTGGTGCTTACACTGTAGATCCTTCAGCGCTGTCTGTAGGTGCGCAATATACAGCACTCGGACATCTGCATCGTGCACAGGCGGTAAAGGGAGACGGTATTATTCGTTATAGCGGTTCGCCATTAGCCTACAGCTTCTCAGAAGCAGGACAGAGTAAATCGGTGACGATGGTGGATCTAGCACCTGGTGGTGTTCCACATGTGGAAGAAGTGCTGCTAACCTGTGGTCGTCCCCTTGTTCGCTGGAAGGCGCGAGGAGGGCTTGCTGAGGTTCATCGTTGGTTAGAGGAAGGCCGAGATGCCCAGGCCTTTGTAGATATGGAAGTATGGCTAGAGGATGCCATGTCTTTAAAAGAAATCCAGCAGCTTCGAAGAGCCCATGACGGTATTATTCACATCCGTCCGGTGTATCCCGAGATGGCTGCTGCGGGTCTGTTAGAGCAACGCTCTGAGCTGCCTGTGCATGAATTATTCCGAAAGTTCTATCAGCGGCAGACCGGTGGGGCAGAGCCTGAAGAGAAGCTTGTACAGCTATTCCTGGAGCTTGTCGATGAGGACGAGCCAGGTGTTCGTGAGGAGGCTGAGGCCAAATGA